Proteins from one Pseudoalteromonas rubra genomic window:
- a CDS encoding ribonuclease Z: MHLHFLGTSSGSPSQSRNVSATGVSFDKTKSWLLVDCGEATQHQLLKSTLSPYHLSVICISHLHGDHCYGLPGLLASMAMSGRVEPVCLIAPQAVIQFVMSTLALTQVTLPFDLNTMAIEQSDQSICLGFCNIEIIPLKHRVPSFGFKIKETLIPRKLRVKQLQLEGVASGAHYNLLQKGEDVIYKGRHLSAASYAFPSWRPRVVIICGDNEKPALLSGYCGDIDMLVHEATFTHPDLMKVGTHTGHSDAKRVALFAQQHNIPALTLTHFSVRYHGEGMLDSVEHEARTHYQGTLRLAGDFLVVTMPKNLLSE; the protein is encoded by the coding sequence TTGCATTTACATTTTTTAGGGACCTCGTCAGGTAGCCCGAGCCAGAGCAGAAATGTCTCTGCAACAGGCGTCAGTTTTGATAAAACCAAGTCCTGGTTGCTGGTGGATTGTGGTGAAGCTACTCAGCACCAACTTTTAAAGTCGACCTTGTCTCCTTATCACTTGAGTGTGATTTGTATTAGTCACCTCCATGGCGACCATTGTTACGGCCTGCCCGGGTTACTGGCATCGATGGCCATGTCTGGCAGAGTTGAGCCTGTCTGTCTGATTGCACCGCAGGCTGTTATTCAGTTTGTCATGTCTACACTGGCGCTTACCCAGGTCACGCTGCCATTTGATTTAAATACGATGGCAATAGAGCAAAGTGATCAGTCTATTTGTCTTGGCTTTTGCAATATTGAAATCATTCCCCTTAAGCACCGGGTGCCGAGCTTTGGCTTTAAGATTAAGGAAACTCTGATCCCTCGAAAACTTCGGGTCAAACAATTGCAGCTTGAAGGGGTTGCGAGTGGCGCACATTATAACTTGCTCCAAAAAGGGGAGGATGTGATTTATAAAGGCCGTCATTTGTCAGCTGCTTCGTATGCGTTTCCTAGTTGGCGTCCAAGAGTCGTGATTATTTGTGGTGACAATGAAAAGCCGGCTTTATTATCAGGTTATTGCGGCGACATCGATATGCTGGTTCACGAGGCAACATTTACTCACCCAGATCTTATGAAAGTTGGCACACACACCGGCCACAGTGATGCTAAGCGTGTTGCTTTGTTTGCACAACAACACAATATACCGGCTTTGACGCTTACCCATTTTAGTGTTCGTTATCATGGTGAAGGGATGCTCGATAGCGTAGAGCATGAAGCCAGAACACATTATCAGGGGACTCTGCGTCTGGCTGGTGACTTTTTGGTTGTGACTATGCCAAAGAATTTACTTTCTGAGTGA
- a CDS encoding DUF3081 domain-containing protein, producing the protein MKNDLDSRQILAVYEYIQQHGDADENGKLFEGIRAYSDPDGYTIYLEGSALLLRFGFHNTYHLDYQHEKNKEDFINKLNFIYQMANEAKE; encoded by the coding sequence ATGAAAAATGATTTAGACAGTCGCCAGATCCTGGCCGTTTACGAATACATCCAACAACACGGCGATGCCGATGAGAATGGCAAGTTGTTCGAAGGGATCCGGGCATACTCAGACCCGGACGGTTACACAATATATTTAGAAGGCAGTGCGCTACTGCTCAGGTTTGGTTTCCACAATACCTATCACCTCGATTACCAACACGAAAAGAACAAAGAAGACTTTATCAACAAACTTAACTTTATCTATCAAATGGCTAATGAGGCTAAAGAGTAA
- a CDS encoding DEAD/DEAH box helicase codes for MNFKSFSFPDALLQALDELNFHTLTPIQQAAIPVVRRGHDVLATAQTGTGKTAAFALPVIQRLLEGESVGSARALILAPTRELAEQIANNCQAFCQYTPLTVQAVYGGVNIEGQTQRLSQGVDILVATPGRLLDLIRLGAVSLAQVKYLVLDEADRMLDMGFVADMQKVIDMVSEDRQLLLFSATFPTAVKQFAKQVLREPKLVQAAKENTTAETVRHVVYPVEQKRKQELLSELIGKKNWLQVLVFVNMKDDADQLVKELELDGISATVCHGDKSQGARRRALREFKEGKVRVLVATEVAARGIDIDGLPRVINFDLPYLAEDYVHRIGRTGRAGNSGQAISFVAREEEQTLIHIETLIGQKIQRYYLPGYEVASRENLIDNLARKPSHQRRKARTNRPSNQASGEARAKNRSKISNVRQRLKGAQLKLQK; via the coding sequence ATGAATTTTAAGTCTTTCAGTTTTCCCGATGCCTTGTTACAGGCGCTTGATGAATTAAATTTCCATACCCTGACACCAATACAACAAGCGGCTATTCCGGTTGTGCGTCGTGGTCATGACGTACTGGCTACTGCTCAAACCGGCACGGGTAAAACGGCGGCGTTTGCACTGCCTGTGATCCAGCGTTTGTTAGAAGGGGAGTCAGTCGGCTCTGCACGTGCCCTTATCCTCGCACCGACACGTGAATTGGCCGAGCAAATTGCCAACAACTGTCAGGCATTCTGTCAGTATACCCCGCTGACCGTTCAGGCAGTATATGGTGGTGTGAATATTGAAGGGCAGACACAACGTTTATCTCAAGGGGTTGATATCCTGGTTGCAACACCGGGGCGTTTATTGGATCTAATCCGTCTTGGTGCTGTGAGCCTGGCACAGGTTAAATATCTCGTATTGGATGAAGCAGACCGCATGCTGGATATGGGCTTTGTTGCGGACATGCAAAAAGTCATCGATATGGTGAGCGAAGACCGTCAGTTATTGCTTTTCTCTGCTACTTTCCCTACAGCTGTTAAACAATTCGCAAAACAAGTACTTCGCGAGCCTAAATTGGTACAGGCTGCGAAAGAAAACACCACGGCAGAAACGGTAAGACATGTTGTTTATCCAGTTGAGCAAAAACGTAAGCAAGAGCTGCTTTCGGAATTAATTGGTAAAAAAAACTGGCTGCAAGTGTTAGTTTTTGTCAACATGAAAGATGATGCTGATCAGCTTGTTAAAGAACTGGAGCTGGATGGTATCAGTGCCACTGTGTGTCACGGTGATAAAAGTCAGGGAGCACGTCGCCGGGCATTACGTGAGTTTAAGGAAGGGAAGGTAAGAGTCTTAGTGGCTACAGAAGTGGCTGCTCGTGGCATCGACATAGATGGACTGCCTCGCGTAATTAATTTTGATTTGCCATATCTGGCTGAAGACTATGTGCACCGCATTGGCCGTACTGGTCGGGCAGGAAACTCCGGCCAGGCGATCTCGTTTGTTGCACGAGAAGAAGAGCAGACTCTGATCCATATTGAAACTTTGATTGGACAAAAAATTCAGCGTTATTATCTGCCGGGTTACGAAGTGGCGAGTCGCGAAAATCTGATCGATAACCTTGCCAGGAAGCCGTCTCACCAACGTCGTAAAGCACGAACTAATCGCCCGAGCAATCAGGCTAGTGGTGAAGCGCGAGCTAAAAATCGCTCCAAAATCAGCAATGTGCGCCAGAGACTGAAAGGCGCTCAGCTAAAGTTACAGAAGTAA
- a CDS encoding glutathione S-transferase family protein — protein sequence MYTLFYYPRNASLAPHFVLEALQVPYQLELVDRKKNVQRSAQYLRLNPTGRIPTLVDDEFVLFESAAICLYLCEKHPEGHLIPTETKQKAEFYQWLMYLTTTVQAELMIYFYPERHTQSALMYDDIVRTQQSRVQDMLTLIDRHLADKTYMVGEQFTVCDCYLFMLCIWADELAKPPLQFEHLGRYLSGISRHPAIEAVCKKEGTELGMYR from the coding sequence ATGTATACACTGTTCTACTATCCACGCAATGCGAGTTTAGCACCCCATTTTGTTCTCGAAGCCCTCCAGGTCCCGTATCAGCTTGAACTTGTAGACCGAAAAAAAAATGTGCAAAGATCTGCGCAATATTTACGACTCAACCCTACCGGACGGATCCCAACATTGGTTGATGACGAGTTTGTATTGTTTGAAAGTGCCGCTATTTGCCTTTATCTCTGTGAAAAACATCCGGAAGGTCATTTAATTCCTACCGAAACAAAACAAAAAGCAGAGTTTTATCAATGGCTGATGTACTTAACCACAACAGTACAGGCTGAGCTGATGATCTATTTTTACCCTGAACGCCACACGCAAAGTGCACTGATGTACGACGATATTGTCAGAACTCAGCAATCTCGTGTTCAGGATATGCTGACTTTAATCGACAGGCATCTGGCAGACAAAACCTATATGGTTGGTGAACAATTCACAGTCTGTGACTGCTATTTATTTATGCTTTGTATCTGGGCGGACGAACTGGCTAAACCACCACTTCAGTTCGAGCACCTGGGTCGTTATTTAAGTGGTATTTCGAGACACCCTGCCATTGAGGCTGTGTGTAAGAAAGAAGGGACTGAATTAGGGATGTATCGTTAA
- a CDS encoding AbgT family transporter, whose product MSKAVETSADQSNPQLKQGGLFNRFLATVEFLGNMLPHPITLFAMFCVAIVIFSGIADWMGLSAIDPRPEGAKGRAPDGVIEVVSLMSAEGLQRIVTGLVTNFTGFAPLGTVLVALLGVSVAEHSGMLSAAMRGMVMGASKRLVTFMVVFAAILSNTASELGYVVLIPLAAMIFHSLGRHPLAGLAAAFAGVSGGYSANLLLGTIDPLLAGITTPAAQMIDPTYQVGPEANWYFMMISVFLIAIVGTWVTEAIVEPRLGKYNPDEASIDLSSNNIEHLTATEKSGLKWAGVALLVVSALLALTIVPENGILRHPETGAVAGSPFLKGIVVFIFVTFAIPGFVYGRVVGTMRNDRDVIDAMSKSMSSMGMYIVLVFFAAQFVAFFKWTNLGTILAINGAAMLQALNLTGPEVFVLFILMCAVVNLSLGSSSAQWAVTAPIFVPMLMLVGYAPETIQAAYRIGDSVTNLITPMMSYFGLILAVATKYKKDMGIGTLVATMLPYSMCFFIGWVALFYIWVFGFGLPVGPNSPIYYQP is encoded by the coding sequence ATGTCGAAGGCTGTAGAGACGTCAGCTGATCAATCCAACCCACAGCTAAAACAAGGCGGCCTGTTTAACCGCTTTTTAGCAACGGTTGAGTTCCTGGGTAACATGTTACCCCACCCTATCACCCTGTTTGCCATGTTCTGTGTCGCCATTGTTATTTTCAGTGGCATCGCCGACTGGATGGGTCTCAGTGCCATAGACCCTCGCCCCGAAGGAGCAAAGGGAAGAGCACCTGACGGGGTGATTGAAGTCGTTAGCCTGATGAGTGCCGAAGGTCTACAGCGTATCGTCACCGGGCTCGTTACCAACTTTACCGGTTTTGCACCTTTAGGCACGGTACTGGTTGCACTACTAGGTGTGAGTGTTGCAGAACACTCAGGTATGCTTTCTGCTGCTATGCGTGGCATGGTAATGGGCGCATCTAAACGTTTAGTGACTTTCATGGTCGTGTTTGCAGCCATTCTTTCCAATACTGCATCAGAGCTGGGTTATGTTGTTTTAATCCCACTTGCCGCTATGATCTTCCACAGCCTTGGTCGCCACCCGCTAGCCGGTCTAGCAGCCGCATTTGCCGGAGTGTCAGGTGGTTACAGTGCAAACTTGCTGTTAGGTACCATAGATCCACTGCTAGCGGGGATCACAACTCCTGCTGCACAGATGATTGACCCTACCTATCAGGTGGGCCCAGAGGCAAACTGGTATTTCATGATGATCTCTGTATTCCTGATTGCCATCGTCGGTACCTGGGTTACAGAAGCAATTGTTGAACCACGCCTTGGCAAATACAATCCGGATGAAGCCAGCATTGATTTGTCCAGCAATAATATCGAACATCTGACTGCAACGGAAAAATCTGGCCTCAAATGGGCAGGTGTCGCTTTGCTGGTTGTATCTGCCTTACTCGCGTTAACCATAGTGCCGGAAAATGGCATTCTGCGTCACCCGGAAACAGGAGCTGTCGCTGGATCGCCTTTCTTAAAAGGCATCGTGGTATTTATTTTCGTAACGTTTGCAATCCCAGGTTTTGTCTACGGGCGAGTTGTCGGAACCATGCGCAACGATCGCGACGTAATAGATGCCATGAGTAAAAGCATGAGCTCAATGGGTATGTACATTGTACTCGTCTTCTTTGCTGCTCAGTTTGTTGCTTTCTTTAAGTGGACGAACTTAGGTACTATTTTGGCCATTAATGGCGCTGCTATGCTACAAGCACTCAACCTCACTGGCCCGGAAGTCTTTGTACTGTTTATTTTGATGTGTGCCGTTGTTAACCTAAGCTTAGGGTCTTCTTCAGCACAATGGGCAGTAACAGCACCAATCTTCGTGCCAATGCTTATGTTAGTTGGCTATGCACCTGAAACTATCCAGGCCGCCTACCGTATTGGCGACTCAGTAACAAATCTGATCACACCAATGATGAGCTATTTTGGTTTGATACTGGCCGTTGCTACTAAATATAAAAAGGATATGGGAATAGGTACTCTGGTCGCGACTATGCTGCCTTACAGTATGTGTTTCTTTATCGGGTGGGTTGCACTTTTCTATATCTGGGTATTTGGTTTTGGCTTACCAGTCGGACCGAACTCTCCGATTTATTATCAACCCTAA
- the dapA gene encoding 4-hydroxy-tetrahydrodipicolinate synthase has translation MRNIETIKKASLITAIKTPYDSQGEIDLACFDKLVAAQIAAGVDGIVVGGTTGEGQLMNWEEHLMLIAHSVNKFSDKLVIVGNTGSNNTREAVKATEYGFASGMDAALQINPYYGRTSEAGLAEHFARLLDIGPAFIYNVPGRTGQDLTPELIEPLADHANFVGMKECAGHERIAFYEQKGIACWSGNDDQAHDSRHQHQSHGVISVTSNLVPQLFRTLIDSPNEALNTQLQPLMNWLFCEPNPIAINTALAMTGAAKPVFRLPYVPLSEAQQKQGMELINQIDTEMVIGGNADLINPVDVKLY, from the coding sequence ATGCGCAACATTGAAACGATAAAAAAAGCCAGTTTAATTACTGCAATTAAAACTCCGTACGATTCACAAGGTGAGATTGACCTTGCGTGTTTTGACAAACTTGTAGCTGCTCAGATTGCCGCGGGCGTTGATGGAATTGTCGTTGGTGGCACTACTGGAGAAGGGCAGTTGATGAATTGGGAAGAGCATTTGATGCTGATTGCCCATAGTGTTAATAAATTCTCTGACAAGTTGGTGATCGTCGGTAACACCGGCAGTAATAATACGCGTGAAGCCGTTAAGGCAACCGAGTATGGCTTTGCTTCGGGTATGGATGCTGCACTACAGATCAACCCTTATTATGGTCGCACTTCTGAGGCGGGCCTGGCAGAACACTTTGCGCGTTTACTCGATATTGGCCCGGCGTTTATTTATAACGTTCCGGGGCGAACAGGGCAGGACCTGACTCCTGAGTTAATAGAACCGCTTGCTGATCATGCAAATTTTGTAGGCATGAAAGAGTGCGCAGGGCATGAACGGATCGCGTTTTACGAGCAAAAAGGCATTGCTTGTTGGTCGGGTAATGACGATCAGGCCCATGACAGCCGTCATCAGCACCAGTCACATGGTGTAATCTCTGTTACGTCAAACCTTGTGCCACAGCTGTTCCGTACATTGATTGATAGTCCAAATGAGGCACTAAACACTCAGTTACAGCCATTGATGAACTGGTTGTTTTGTGAACCTAACCCGATCGCTATCAATACTGCGCTAGCTATGACGGGCGCAGCGAAGCCTGTATTTCGCTTACCCTATGTGCCATTGAGTGAAGCCCAGCAAAAGCAAGGTATGGAATTGATCAATCAGATTGATACTGAAATGGTGATTGGCGGTAACGCAGACCTTATCAATCCTGTTGATGTGAAACTATATTAA